CCATTTCTTCGAAGGAAGCCGGTCTGCGCCCGAGATACCGCAAGAGTTCCTCCTTGTTCAGGCTGAGGCCCTTTTCTTTCTGTTGAAGTCCGCCGATCAGTTCCACCCGCTTATCATTAAAAAAATCAGCTATCTTCTGTAATTCGCTATTGGCAAGTGCTACAGCTTGTTCTTTAAATGCCGGCGGACGGACAACCGTATTCAGTTGCACTTTATCAGGATTAATTTTTTGAACAGCTTCTTTCATGGCTTGCAGTTCGGCCTGTGTATCATTTACACCTTTGCAGAACAAAATCTCCAGCCAGATCTTGCCTTTGAATATTTTACGAAACTCGGCAAGTCCGCGGATTACATTCTTGATCCTGACCGGTGAATGCGGCACATTGATCTTTTCAAAAACTTCCTGAGTTACAGCATCCAGCGAAGGCATGAGCACATCAATATTTCTGATCTCTTCTCTGACTTCGGCCTTTCTAAGTAATAATGAATTGGTAATAACCACCAGCGGATAATTGAATTCCGCTTTCAGCATGGCAATTAATTTATCCAGATGAAGATGCAGGGTCGGCTCGCCATGACCGGTAATAGTCAGATAATCGATATCATGTTTGACGCTTTTAATCTGCTTCACAACAGCTTTAAAATCCACGAACTGCTTTCTTTCCTCATTATAAAAAGTGGTTTTACCGGACTCGCAGTAGATACAATTAAGATTGCAGGTTTTATAGGGAAGCAGATCGATCCCCAGAGAGTATCCCAAACGACGGGAGAGCACAGGGCCGAAGATTATTTTTTTTGGATCCATTTTTTGAACCGTTCTATTTCCTTTTCATTGAGAAGCCTGTATTCGCTGAGCTTCAGTTTGCCCAACTCCAGGTTGGCAATTTTGATTCGTTTTAACTTGATAACATCATACCCCAGGGCCTCAAACATTTTGCGCACCTGACGGTTGCGGCCTTCATAAATGGTAACTTCCAAATGAGCGGGGCTATCATCCATATAAAGCACTTTGGCCGGCAAAGTTTTCTGATCTTCAATAAGTATACCCTCGGCAAATTTGAAAGCGTCTGTCTGTTTGAAGGTTTTATCCAGAGTAACCCGGTATGTTTTGT
This window of the Candidatus Margulisiibacteriota bacterium genome carries:
- a CDS encoding radical SAM protein translates to MDPKKIIFGPVLSRRLGYSLGIDLLPYKTCNLNCIYCESGKTTFYNEERKQFVDFKAVVKQIKSVKHDIDYLTITGHGEPTLHLHLDKLIAMLKAEFNYPLVVITNSLLLRKAEVREEIRNIDVLMPSLDAVTQEVFEKINVPHSPVRIKNVIRGLAEFRKIFKGKIWLEILFCKGVNDTQAELQAMKEAVQKINPDKVQLNTVVRPPAFKEQAVALANSELQKIADFFNDKRVELIGGLQQKEKGLSLNKEELLRYLGRRPASFEEMVHLARGYCQNTRKILAELEKENKIQKQVYDHQVFFKTF